One Bacillota bacterium DNA window includes the following coding sequences:
- a CDS encoding helix-turn-helix transcriptional regulator, with the protein MSTLRERIRMLRIENNLTQEEFGKLFGIVKSTVSLYESGKSTPDIQTQKKICEYFNISLDWLHGRTNIRNEKTIQNIKNAIDDNPELMELWNRLVQREDLQFMFEQTKRLTPESIRKIIEVIKLIEDEENPE; encoded by the coding sequence ATGTCCACTTTGAGAGAAAGAATTCGTATGTTACGAATAGAAAATAATCTAACACAAGAAGAATTTGGTAAACTTTTTGGGATCGTCAAATCGACTGTATCTTTATATGAGAGTGGAAAAAGCACTCCTGATATTCAAACTCAAAAAAAAATTTGTGAATACTTCAATATTTCCTTGGATTGGTTGCATGGAAGAACCAACATCCGTAACGAAAAAACCATTCAAAACATCAAAAACGCAATAGATGATAATCCTGAACTCATGGAACTCTGGAACCGCCTTGTACAGCGGGAAGACCTGCAGTTCATGTTCGAGCAGACAAAACGCCTTACCCCTGAAAGCATTAGAAAAATTATTGAAGTGATAAAGCTTATTGAAGACGAGGAAAACCCGGAATAG
- a CDS encoding helix-turn-helix transcriptional regulator — protein MDNKVKICKLLKDERIARNITQKEMAKKLGYKSKSSYSLIENGRVKVTLEQFINICKVLEITKREILKIVVLFIDDEVA, from the coding sequence ATGGATAATAAAGTAAAGATATGCAAGCTTTTAAAAGATGAAAGAATTGCTAGGAACATCACTCAGAAGGAAATGGCAAAGAAGCTGGGATATAAAAGTAAAAGCAGTTATAGCTTGATTGAAAATGGTAGAGTAAAAGTAACTTTGGAGCAATTCATTAACATATGTAAAGTTTTGGAAATTACGAAGAGAGAAATTCTAAAAATAGTTGTACTTTTTATAGATGATGAAGTTGCTTGA
- a CDS encoding response regulator transcription factor, with protein sequence MSEVAEKRELSSRQEWSSWVELCVEYKESCRKVNDYRTDLKGQNYAKGRTVLEKVELELLGSMMSDLEEAVRELRRKTLYEFGALNEDDLENPILTERQREVARLRQKYSCTEVASMLELEPSTVFRAYKQAIRKIEKYKEKEKEGIPPELSPQQSRIYILYKRGIKPRAIAERIGTSYGNVRKQLSLIRNVTGITQK encoded by the coding sequence ATGAGTGAGGTTGCTGAAAAGAGAGAGTTAAGTAGCAGGCAGGAATGGTCGTCCTGGGTTGAACTGTGCGTTGAATATAAGGAGAGCTGCAGAAAGGTTAATGATTACAGGACCGACCTAAAGGGACAAAACTATGCTAAAGGCAGGACGGTATTGGAGAAAGTGGAACTGGAACTTCTGGGCAGCATGATGAGTGACCTTGAGGAAGCGGTGAGGGAGTTGAGAAGGAAGACGTTGTACGAATTCGGAGCCCTCAATGAGGATGATCTGGAAAATCCCATACTTACTGAGAGACAGCGGGAGGTTGCAAGGTTAAGGCAGAAGTATTCTTGTACAGAGGTTGCAAGTATGCTGGAATTAGAACCCAGTACGGTGTTCCGGGCATATAAACAGGCTATAAGGAAGATAGAAAAATATAAGGAGAAGGAAAAGGAAGGGATACCACCAGAGCTGAGTCCACAGCAAAGTCGGATATATATCCTGTATAAAAGGGGGATAAAGCCTAGGGCTATAGCAGAAAGGATAGGTACATCGTACGGGAACGTGAGGAAGCAGTTATCACTGATCAGAAATGTTACCGGGATTACGCAAAAATAA